The DNA window ATGACTTCGTTGAATCCGTTCATGCGGATCCGCGACCAACTTACCGAACCGCTCGAGATCCACGAGAATCTTCGCGGCAAGGCGGCCGTAAGCCGCGCCATCGACGCGCTGGCCGAGGTCGGCATCCCGGAACCCGAGAAACGCATCGAGGCCTACCCCCACGAGTTCTCCGGCGGCATGCGGCAGCGCGTGATGATCGCGATGGCACTCATCACCCGACCCGAGCTGCTCATCTGTGATGAGCCGACCACGGCACTCGACGTGACAGTGCAAAAGCAGGTCCTCGACCTGATCCGCGAGCGTCAGAACGAACTGGGCACCGCGGTCATCTTCATCACGCACGACCTCGAGGTCGTCTCGCAAGTCTGCGACTTCGTCAACGTGATGTATGCCGGCCGAATCGTCGAAAGCGCCTCACGCGAGGAACTCTTCCGGAAGCCGCTCCACGCCTACACCCGATCGCTGCTCCAGAGCATCCCGGCCCGCCACCAGAAAGGTGAGGAACTCTACACCATTCCGGGACTTCCGCCGAACATGTCGAATCCGCCCGCGGGCTGCGCGTTCGCCCCGAGAAACCGGATCGGCAATGCGGAGCTCTGCGTCACCGACCACCCGCCGGAACTGACCGAGATCACGCCCGGGCACTACGCCCAGAACTGCCCCGGTTGCCTAGCCTAGGGAGCGCGGCTTTGGAAGCCGCTGCCGGGTTGCAGGTGGAAAGCTGCGGCTTACAAAGCCGCTCTCCTGAGTACCTCAGCCCGTCACGCGCATCGGCATGATCACATAAAGGAAGCTGCCGTCGATGCGAACCACGCCCGGGCTCATCTCGTCGATCAGATCGAGATAGACCGTCTCCTCATCGAGGTTCTGCAGCGGCGCCTTCAGGAACTCGGGGTTGAACGCAATCTGCAGGTCCTTTCCGTCGTACGGCACCTCAAGGGTTTCGCGGGCCTCACCGACATCCGGGCTGTTGGCGGTCACTTCGACCTTGTTGGCCGAGAACACCAGCTTGACGGAGTTCGACTTGTCCGAGGACAGCAGCGAGACACGGCGGACGGTCTCGAGCATCGCCTCGCGCGGCAACTCGACCCGCTCGCTCGAATCTCCCGGAATCACCTGACGGTAGTTCGGGTAGTTGCCCTCGATCAGCTTGCTCACCAGCAGGTGATCGCCGATGGCGAAAGAGATCTGGCTGTCGCTGAGACGCACCAGCACCTCACCGTCGTTGCCGAGGAGGCGCTGGAGTTCCTGCACAGCCTTGGTCGGCACGATCACGTCGACCTCCTGGCTGGCCGGGAAATCGAGATCGTTTTCGACCATGGCAAGACGCCGTCCGTCGGTCGCAACAAGCGTCAGCTTGCCCTCGCGGAACGAGGTGTAGATGCCGTTGAGCACATAGCGCGTCTCGTCGGTGGAAATCGCGTAGGCCGTCTTCTTCAGACCGTCACGCAGCAGCTGCTGCGGAATCCGGTATTCCTTGGCGCCCTCGAAGTCCGGAAGCGGCGGAAAGTCATCCTGTCCCAGACCGATGATCTTGAAGAAAGAAGGACCGCACTGGATCGAAGCCACATTCTTGGCATCGACGGTGATCTCGACCTCGCTCGCGGGCAGCTCGCGAATGATGTTCACCAGCCGCTTGGCGGGAAGGGTCGTCGCCCCATCCTTGGAAATCTGAGCCTCCACCGAACCGGTGATCCCGACATCGAGATCGGTCGTCGTCAGCTGCAGTCGGCCGTTCTCGGCAACAAGCAGAACATTCGACAGGATCGGAAGTGTGGTGCGGGTGCTGACGACATGCTGAACCTTCTGCAAGCCGTCGAGAAGAGCCTCTTTGGAAACGGTGAACTTCATTGCTCGGTCGGACGCCGGTCAATCGTGCGTCTGCCGAATGCTCTGCCCAGACCCGAAGGCTTGGCAAGCCTTCGTTTGGCCTTACCGGCACTTGTTCACAAGTTACGGCAATCCCTGAATTTCAAAAACTTTTGCAAGTTGTTCAGCGTCTGAGATCCGCCTCGATCTGCTGGATCCGGTCCCGGAGCTCCCGATCGACATCAATCTGCGATTTCACCTTCTTCACCGCGTGAATCACGGTCCCGTGGTCCCTTCCGCCAAAGGCCTCGCCGATCTCGATCAGCGACGATTTGGTGAGCTGGCGGCTGAGATACATCGCGATCTGGCGCGGCCCAGCGATGCTGGCCGGGCGACGGCGGCTGGTCATGTCCGCCAGCCGCATGTCGAAGTGCTCGGCCACGGTCCGCTGGATCGAGTCGATCGTGACTTGGCGTCCGTTCTCCTCGCGGAAGAGGTCCCGCAGCAGGTGCTCCACCTTTTCCAAGGTCACCCGCTCCCCGGCGAGCGACGCGAATGTTCCGACCCGCATGAGCCCGCCTTCGAGCCGCCGCACGTTGGTCCGGATGCGCTCGGCGAGCAGGCGGACGATGCCGTCATCCACGCGTACCTTCCACTCCTCCACCTTCCGCTGGAGAATCGCCAGCCGGGTCTCGAAGGCAGGCGCCTGGAGTTCGACCGTGAGTCCGCACTCGAAGCGCGACACCAGCCGCGGCTCGAGGTTTTTGATCTCCGACGCCGGCCGGTCGCTGGTGAGAACCACCTGGCAGCGACCGTCGAGAAGCGTGTTGAAGGTGTGGAAGAATTCCTCCTGCGAGCGTTCCTTGCCGCCGAGGAACTGGACATCATCGATGAGCATCACTTCGGCACTGCGATAGCGGCGGCGGAACTTCTCAAGGTCCCCTTTGCGGACCGCGTCGATGAACTCGTTGGTGAACTTCTCGCAGGTCAGGTAGACCACCTTCGACGCCTTGGTGCGTCGGAGCCACTCCTGGCCGACCGCCTGCATCAGGTGGGTCTTCCCGAGTCCGGGTCCGCCATGAATGAAGAGCGGGTTATAGCCCCGGCCCCTGCCTTGCGCGACCGCCTCACAGGCGGCGTGGGCGAACTGGCTGTTGTTGCCGACCACGAACGATTCGAACGCGAACGAGGGATTGAGACCGGCCCGCTTGAGGTTCCGATCCAGATCCTTGCCGTCCGCCGAGGGCTCCACGGCCGGGAACCAATCGTCCTGCTCGGCTGCCTCGTCCTCAGGCGGCGCCTCGGCAACAACCTCCTTCACCGGCGCGACAACCAGCTTCACCTCGGCCACGTCGGGGAACTGTTCGCGAACGGCCGCGGTCAGCTCGTTGAGGTAGTTCGTTTCGATCCACACATGGTGGATTTCGTTCGGCAGAAGAATTTCAGCGGTGCGGTCCTCGACCTTGCCCAAACGTGACGCCCGAAACCAACGCTCGAACGCATCCTTGCTGACCAATCCACTCAGTCTCTCGCAGACTCCGAGCCAATCCTCCGCCGTCTGCTCCGACCCGTTGTTGTCATCCGACCTTGCCAACGCTCCCGCCTGGTCCATCTGTTTCCGTGCTCTAAAAATAAGGGTTCTTTCCCGGCGTCTGACCATCGGACCACATGCTCCGCGGCGACCGGGGTGAAAGCTTTAAAGGAACGGGCACCCCGGATGGAAAACCTTTTGATCCCACTCTAACAATTGATGCAGTTCGGTGCCTTTCCACAAGCGTTCCACGGTTTCGGATTTTTAAAATCTTGACGCTGGATTTGCTTCATTTCTCCGAATGAAATGCGCGCCAGCCACCGGAACACCTACAAATCAACCAGTTGGTTTTCGTGTTTTTACGGGTGTTTTTACGGTGGATCCAAAACTTACAAATCCGTCACAGTCGGATAGACAGGTTTGATCATCGGAAGCTCTGCGCAGCCTTCAGCCGGGCAAGACGAACCAAACCCGACTCTTCCTCAACGTCTTGCGCCAAGACTGGGGTCACGAGCGACCATCAAAGCCGCAATTTCACGAATCGGTGTCGCGCTCAATCCGACCGATCGGCAGCATCGAGCATGCCAGCGTCAGGATGGCATTGATCGGGTAGAACCACGGGAAAGCAATTTGGGGACGGCTCTGAACCAGCGCTTCCGGAGAGATCTGCAGCGCCTCGAGCAAGCGGGGCAATTCGGGACGCACCCACGCGACCAGCGCCATCGAGAGCACGACACCGATCACGATCCCGATGAAGCTGCGCCGGCCCTGCAGGATGGCCGCCAGCAGGATGCCAAGCAGCGGTCCGTAAGTGTAAGCCACCATACCGAAGGCGAGATCGATCAGGTTCTTGTCCTCGGCATCCTTCCGGCTTGCCGCCATCCAGACCGCAAAACTGGTGAGGAAGATCGCCCAGATCACCACCGTCCAGCGGGACAGCTTCACCATCCGGGCACTCCCCTCCTCTGCTTCGACCTTCTCCCGCCCCAGCACCGCCGAGAGCGTGGTCTGGGAAAGGGCGGCCAGCACCGAGTCGAGGCTCGAGATCGCCGCCGCGAAAGCACCGGCGAGAATGAGACCGGTCAGTCCCGGCGGAAGCACGGTGACGATCCAGACCGGAAAGACGTTGTTCGGGTCCTCGGCAAACTTGGCTGCCTCATCCGGCGTCAGGCCTTTGATCTGATACCACGCGAACAGACCGGAACCGACCGCGAGCATCAGGAGTGTGGTGGCGATCGCGACACTGCTCCAAAGCATCGCCTTGCGGGCCTCGTGCTGGGATCCGCAGCAGAACATCCGCTGGGCGTTGAGCTGGTCGGTCCCGAAGGCGGCGAGATTCTGGAACGGCATGGCAATCACCCCGACCCAGAACGTGTAGTTCAGCAGCGAGTTCTCCCACGGCAGCGTGAAATCGAAGATCCGCATCTTGTCGACCGCGACGCCCTCGGGGGTCGTGAATCCGCGGTTGACCGCGACGATCTCGTCCCATCCCAGGTGGCTGACCAGCCAGCTGAGCGCCAGCACCCCGCCGAGCAAGAAGACGCCGAACTGGATGACGTCGGTCCAGATGACCGTCCGCATGCCGCCCATCAGGGTCCACGCCAGCGCGAAGACGCCGATCGCGACGATGCACCACGTCATGCTCCAGCCGGTCACCGCGTAGAGGATCACCGCCGTCACCAGCACCCGCACGCTCTGGCCGAGAATCGCCCCGAGCGAGAAAAGCAGCGTCACCAGCTTGCGAACCGGCTCGCCCAGCCGGTTTCCCATGAAATCGTAAGGGCTGTAGATTTCCCGGGCATAGTAGAGCGGGACCAGCCAGTAGCCGACGATGAAGCGGGCGATGATCGAACCGATGCCCCACTGCAGGTAGGTCCAGTCACCTTGGGCCGCATAGACGCCCCCGGGGACTCCGATAAAGGTGAGCGCGCTGATCTCGGTGGCGATCATCGAACCGGAAACCGCCCACCAAGGCATCGAGCGCCCCCCGAGGAAGAAATCCTTCACCGTCGCCGCCTTGCCGCTCATGACGTGGCCGATCCACGTGGTGAAGACCATGTAGAACGCCACCACCGCCCAGTCCCAGCCCGTGAAGTGCGTCTCGATCGCCCCAATCAGCATGGCGCACGCTACGGGTTCGGCTGCGGATCCGTCCACGTCCGATTTGCCAGCGGCCGGCCCTCCAGCCATCCTCGCCCGATGATCCATCCCGAACTGGCCGAACTCCTCCGCCACCGGCTCGAACTCATCGCCGACCACGACTTCCGGGACCGCGACCCGGATGGCCAGCTCGCGGCGCTGCAGTCCGTTTCTGAAGACATCAGCCGCTGGCACGAGGGGCATCGCGGCCATCTCCACCCGCGCCTTGAGCATTTCCTCAGCGGGTGCTCTTTCGACAAGGCCCTGCGCTTCATCGAGTCGGACGGGAGCTGGTCGGGCCACTGATCCGCACCTTTCTCACTCGTTAGACATCCGGCTCTTGCCCCGCCGCGAGCGGTCCCCTTAGTCTCCCGCATTCGCAGTGACACCGAACCCGAGCGGCATCCATATCACCGGTATTCTCCCAGCCCGCTGGGGGTCCTCCCGCTTCCCCGGAAAGCCGCTCCACGTCATCGCCGGAAAGCCGCTGATCCAACACGTCTGGGAACGCTGCCGCCAATGTTCGAGGCTCGATGACCTGCTTGTGGCGACCGACGACGATCGCATTCTCGCCGCCGCCGAGGGATTCGGAGCGCGGGCCGTCATGACCTCCCCGGACCACCCGACCGGCACCGACCGCCTCGCCGAGGCCGTCGCCGGGCTCCCTGACGCGACCCATATCGTCAACATCCAGGGTGACGAGCCACTGATCGATCCCGCACTCGTCGACGAACTCGCCGCGACAATGGCCGGGGATCCAGAGCTCGACATGGCGACCGCCGCCAATCCTCTCGACCCCGCCGATCCCGCCGTCGCCGACCCGAATGTCGTCAAGGTCGTCATCAGCCTTTCCGGCCGGGCCCTCTACTTCTCCCGCTCCCCGCTTCCCTACTTCCGGAATCCTGTCGACGGCCTAGCGGTGCTCCGTCACAAGGGCATCTACGCCTATCGCCGTAGTTTCCTCGAACGCTTCGTTACATGGCCGCCGTCCCCCCTTGAACGCGCCGAGTCGCTCGAACAGCTCCGCGCCCTCGAGAACGGCGCTTCCATCAAGGTGCTTCCGACCGACGACACCTCCCCGGGCGTTGACACTCCCGAACAGGCGGACCACATCGAACGCCTCCTTTCTTCCGCTACCCACTGATCCCAGCTCACCCGGCATTCCATGAAATACATCTTTGTCACCGGCGGCGTCGTGTCCTCCCTCGGGAAAGGGCTGGCCGCCGCCTCGATCGGCACCCTGCTTGAACACCGCGGCCTCAAGGTGCTGATGCAGAAGTTCGACCCCTACCTGAATGTCGACCCGGGCACCATGTCGCCTTACCAGCACGGTGAGGTCTACGTCCTCGACGACGGTGCCGAGACTGACCTCGACCTCGGCCACTACGAGCGGTTCACCTCCGGCGTCCTCTCGCGGATGAACAACCTCACGTCCGGACAGGTCTTCGACTCGGTCATCCGCAAGGAGCGCAAGGGCGAATACCTCGGCAAGACGGTCCAGTTCATCCCGCACGTCACCGACGAGATCAAGGCGCGCCTGCACAAGGTCACCGACGACAATCCGGAAGTCGACGTGCTGATCACCGAGATCGGCGGAACCGTCGGGGACATGGAAGGCCTGCTCTTCCTCGAGGCCCTGAGACAGTTTGCCCTGGAGGTGGGCAAGGAGAACGTCTGCTTCATCCACGTCACCCTGCTCCCGTTCATCAAGGCGGCCGGCGAGGTGAAGACGAAACCGACCCAACAGTCGGTCGCCAAGTTGCGCGAAATCGGTATCCAGCCGGACATCATCATCTGCCGCACCGAGGCCGATCTCGACGAGGACAACCGGCGGAAGATCGCGATGTTCTGCAACGTGGAGAAGAAGAACGTGGTCGCGTTCCGCGACGTCGCGCACACGATCTACGAGTGCCCGCTCGATCTGCGGCGCGACAAGATCGACCGACTCGTCGTCGACAAGATCGGGCTTGGTCACACGCCCGCTCCCGCGATCGAGGATTGGGAGTCCTTCGTCCAGAAGGTCATCCACCCGCGCAACCGGATCACCATCGCGGTGGTCGGCAAGTACATCGAGCTGCAGGACGCCTACAAATCGATCTACGAATCGCTCATTCACGCCGGTGCCAAGCACGACACCAAGGTCAACATCGTCCGTGTCGAGGCCGAGGCGATCGAGGACCATGGCGCGAAGTCGGTGATCGGCGATGTCGACGGCATCCTCGTTCCCGGCGGATTCGGCGACCGCGGCATCGAGGGCAAGATCCTCGCGGCGCGGTATGCGCGCGAGACCAAGATCCCCTACTTTGGTATCTGCCTTGGCATGCAGATCGCGACGATCGAGTTCGCGCGAAATGTCTGCAAGCTGCGCGGTGCCAACTCGACCGAGTTCGACAAGGAAACGAAGTATCCCGTGATCTGCCTCCAAGAGGAGCAGAAGGGTGTCGATGACATGGGAGCGACCATGCGACTGGGCTCCTGTGAAAGCATTCTCTTCGCCGGCACGAAGGCGTCCGACCTGTATGGCGGAGCGGAGCGGATCCACGAACGGCACCGTCATCGCTACGAGTTCAACTCGGACTTCCAGGACCGCCTCCAGGAAGCGGGTCTGGTGATCTCCTCGGTCTCCGCAGCCGAAGGGCTGGTGGAAATTGTCGAGATCGCGGACCATCCCTACTACATCGGCGCCCAGTTCCATCCGGAGTTCCAGTCGAAGCCGAACAAGGCCCATCCGCTGTTCTCAGGATTCATCGCGGCCGCCCTCGAGCGGGCCAACGCCGAGCTGGCGGCCTCGAAATAGGACCCGGACGGTTCTCCTTGCCAAGAACCGGGACGGACCTTACCAATCCCGCCCGCGCGGGACATGGCTCCCCGCAGAAAAGGACCCGTATTTCAACGGATAGAATGGCGGCCTCCGAAGCCGCAGATGCAGGTTCGATTCCTGCCGGGTCCGCCAGCCTACGCCAGGCTTCAGCTGGCAAGCCAGCCCCCCTCGTTTGCGGGAGCTGAGTATGGAATCGCCACGGCGCTGAGACACTTCATGACCCGAAGTCTTGGCGAAGGCTGCCCGCCGTAGCCTTGGCGGAGGAGGGCTTCTCGGTTCGGATCGCCCATGGACTATGTCTACTTCCTTCGGTCCGAGAGAGATGAAGCTCGAACCTACATCGGCTCTACCGCAGACCTGAAAACACGTCTCAAACGACACAAAGAAGGTGGGGCCAAGCACACCTCTCACTACCGCCCGTGGAAGCTCGTCACCTACCTCGCCTTTTCGACGAAGGATCAAGCCATCCAGTTCGAATTCTACCTCAAAACCGGCTCCGGACGTGCCTCCGCCTCGCGCAGACTCTGGGAATCTGCGGACTGACGACCAGCACCTCGGCTTACGAACTCCCGAAGCCCTATTTCAATTCCGTCAGGTAGGCGACCAGATCCTCGAGTTCCTGCGGCCGGATCACTCCCTCGAAGGATGGCATCGCGGGCTCGAAGCCCTCGGTTACTTGTTTGCTGGGATCGAGAATCGATTCCCGGAGATATCCGTCCAAGCCGTCGGCCTGTCGGCTCGCGATCCCGTTCAGGGCCGGACCCGTAAGTTTCTCGCCCGTTAGCGAATGGCAGCCGACACATCCATAGCGAGCGAAGACTTCCTTGCCTCTTCCCGCATCGCCCGGTTGAAGCTTCGCGTCGGTGCGCTCCCGTTTCACGATCGCGGCCAGATCACCGCCGTCGGGTTTCGGCAAATGGATCGGTCGGGCGTAGAGATCAATGGTGCGGACCTTGGCACTCCCGGTCTCCATCAACTGCAAGGTCAGGCTCATGATGTCGGACCGAAACACCGGCGGAACCTCGATCGTCAGGAAGCGCCGGTCGTCACTCAACCGCACCGCTTGAGGAGTCAACTCATGCTCCCCCGCCTTCCCGTCCCAACGGAAGTGTCCCGATCCATACTTCCCGGTCCGTTGGATGTTCCAGAACCGTAGTGATGCGACCGTCGGCAGACGGTCCTCTCTCATTGGCTTGCGAAACCCGACACGGATCGCTGTCTCCGCGACTTCGAGCGACGAGGGTACCGCGACCGGGTCGCGTTGGCGCAAGCCGGCGATCCCTTCGAGGCCGGGAGTGGTCGGCTTGTATCCGGAGATCCCGAGCCCGACCACGAACAACTCGCCGGTCTCCGGATGACTCGCGCCATTGAGGGTCGGAAAGGAGAACTGGACCGGCAGATTCCAGCCGAACGGCACCCCGACTTCCGGAGTCTCCACGGGAAACAGCCGCCCGTTCCACGAGACCTGCGCAAACACACCGTCCATGTCGGGAAAACCTCTCCCGGAAAGGGTCGCGAACCCCGCCCCCGAACGATTCACCTGATAGGGAAACCAGAGCAACGGCTCAACGATAGGCTTCGACTTCTCGAAGCGACCGGGATCATAGCCAAAAGACGGATTGTCGAAGCCGATGCGATACAGCGGCGTACTGGGAACGTGGTGCCCCTGCTGGTCTGAAGCGAAGACGGATCCGTCGCTTCTCACGCCCACATACGGAAGGCGCAATCCGTCGGCAAGAACCTCCGCCCGATCCCCTGACGGGTCGATCCGAAGCACCGAACTCCGGTGAAGGGACTGCTCGTTGAATGCTCCATTCCCCATTTCGACAATCCCTCCCTTGGCAACATAGAACGATCCGCCGGGACCGAGGTCCATGGACATCGCGTAGTCCCGGGTATGCAGGGTCTGCTCGAAGGCATCCGAGCGATTACGGAAAACGTCGTAGTGACCGTCACCATCGGTGTCGACGAGTTGGGTGATCTGGTCTCGCCCCAACACAAACACCTCGTCATCGACGTTCACCTCGATGTTCGTCGGCTCGAACAGCCCTGTCGCGACCCGCATCCAGCGGGCCACGGGTTGATCGATTCCGGAGATCCGCCAGATGTCTCCATCGAAGCCGCACAGCAGGGCGGTTCCGTCCGAAAGGAACGCGAGATCCATCGGCCGGATCCCGCGACGCTGGACATTTTCCATCGGAATCGAAATCGGCCGAAGATCGAAAGGACCATCCGCCCGGCTCGCCGACGCCTCGACTTCGATCGCCTCGGGAAACATCGGCCGTGCCACTTGCAGAGTCGGAAACTCGACTTCCGCCAGATCGACGGCCTGTCGCGACCGCACCACTCTGGCGGTCTGAGCCTCCTCGGAGGGCCCCACAATGAGACAAGTCCCGATCTCCCGCCCGGCCGACAGACGGACACCCTCACCCGCGATTTGAACGACCGGCAACGACCCCTTCCTGAGGACTCCCCGCGTCGGCCCATCGGCTCCGGCGACATCAGCCTCGAGCCTGAAGCAAAGCTCTCCCCTCCCCGGACCGACCTGGATCAATCGGTCGATCGATCCTTTCTCAAACCTTACGATCTCGCTGACCTCACGCCCGCCGGCCGTGTAGTGCAACACCGGGGTCGAACCGCTGAGACTGATTCCCATCCAGCGTCCGAAGTTTCGCGGCAGCGGCCCCACCGGATCGTCTCGACCGACGAGGTGGCGGGTCCGCGGATCGGGCGAAGGCCGGGCGCCGGACGACACCCCCGGCAGCT is part of the Haloferula helveola genome and encodes:
- the dnaN gene encoding DNA polymerase III subunit beta; the encoded protein is MKFTVSKEALLDGLQKVQHVVSTRTTLPILSNVLLVAENGRLQLTTTDLDVGITGSVEAQISKDGATTLPAKRLVNIIRELPASEVEITVDAKNVASIQCGPSFFKIIGLGQDDFPPLPDFEGAKEYRIPQQLLRDGLKKTAYAISTDETRYVLNGIYTSFREGKLTLVATDGRRLAMVENDLDFPASQEVDVIVPTKAVQELQRLLGNDGEVLVRLSDSQISFAIGDHLLVSKLIEGNYPNYRQVIPGDSSERVELPREAMLETVRRVSLLSSDKSNSVKLVFSANKVEVTANSPDVGEARETLEVPYDGKDLQIAFNPEFLKAPLQNLDEETVYLDLIDEMSPGVVRIDGSFLYVIMPMRVTG
- the dnaA gene encoding chromosomal replication initiator protein DnaA is translated as MDQAGALARSDDNNGSEQTAEDWLGVCERLSGLVSKDAFERWFRASRLGKVEDRTAEILLPNEIHHVWIETNYLNELTAAVREQFPDVAEVKLVVAPVKEVVAEAPPEDEAAEQDDWFPAVEPSADGKDLDRNLKRAGLNPSFAFESFVVGNNSQFAHAACEAVAQGRGRGYNPLFIHGGPGLGKTHLMQAVGQEWLRRTKASKVVYLTCEKFTNEFIDAVRKGDLEKFRRRYRSAEVMLIDDVQFLGGKERSQEEFFHTFNTLLDGRCQVVLTSDRPASEIKNLEPRLVSRFECGLTVELQAPAFETRLAILQRKVEEWKVRVDDGIVRLLAERIRTNVRRLEGGLMRVGTFASLAGERVTLEKVEHLLRDLFREENGRQVTIDSIQRTVAEHFDMRLADMTSRRRPASIAGPRQIAMYLSRQLTKSSLIEIGEAFGGRDHGTVIHAVKKVKSQIDVDRELRDRIQQIEADLRR
- the kdsB gene encoding 3-deoxy-manno-octulosonate cytidylyltransferase; its protein translation is MHITGILPARWGSSRFPGKPLHVIAGKPLIQHVWERCRQCSRLDDLLVATDDDRILAAAEGFGARAVMTSPDHPTGTDRLAEAVAGLPDATHIVNIQGDEPLIDPALVDELAATMAGDPELDMATAANPLDPADPAVADPNVVKVVISLSGRALYFSRSPLPYFRNPVDGLAVLRHKGIYAYRRSFLERFVTWPPSPLERAESLEQLRALENGASIKVLPTDDTSPGVDTPEQADHIERLLSSATH
- a CDS encoding cytochrome c, whose translation is MKPACLSFFLSLLCPVFGEFGPFVEPQTPFLRSALVTEEGKEVNRTRRGVLVPMGEGVWGCFDPDLLRWALFWKVPEGEPPITMDSMAAISYPDQKAKAGRPPKPVGKPLMHSPELPGVSSGARPSPDPRTRHLVGRDDPVGPLPRNFGRWMGISLSGSTPVLHYTAGGREVSEIVRFEKGSIDRLIQVGPGRGELCFRLEADVAGADGPTRGVLRKGSLPVVQIAGEGVRLSAGREIGTCLIVGPSEEAQTARVVRSRQAVDLAEVEFPTLQVARPMFPEAIEVEASASRADGPFDLRPISIPMENVQRRGIRPMDLAFLSDGTALLCGFDGDIWRISGIDQPVARWMRVATGLFEPTNIEVNVDDEVFVLGRDQITQLVDTDGDGHYDVFRNRSDAFEQTLHTRDYAMSMDLGPGGSFYVAKGGIVEMGNGAFNEQSLHRSSVLRIDPSGDRAEVLADGLRLPYVGVRSDGSVFASDQQGHHVPSTPLYRIGFDNPSFGYDPGRFEKSKPIVEPLLWFPYQVNRSGAGFATLSGRGFPDMDGVFAQVSWNGRLFPVETPEVGVPFGWNLPVQFSFPTLNGASHPETGELFVVGLGISGYKPTTPGLEGIAGLRQRDPVAVPSSLEVAETAIRVGFRKPMREDRLPTVASLRFWNIQRTGKYGSGHFRWDGKAGEHELTPQAVRLSDDRRFLTIEVPPVFRSDIMSLTLQLMETGSAKVRTIDLYARPIHLPKPDGGDLAAIVKRERTDAKLQPGDAGRGKEVFARYGCVGCHSLTGEKLTGPALNGIASRQADGLDGYLRESILDPSKQVTEGFEPAMPSFEGVIRPQELEDLVAYLTELK
- a CDS encoding CTP synthase is translated as MKYIFVTGGVVSSLGKGLAAASIGTLLEHRGLKVLMQKFDPYLNVDPGTMSPYQHGEVYVLDDGAETDLDLGHYERFTSGVLSRMNNLTSGQVFDSVIRKERKGEYLGKTVQFIPHVTDEIKARLHKVTDDNPEVDVLITEIGGTVGDMEGLLFLEALRQFALEVGKENVCFIHVTLLPFIKAAGEVKTKPTQQSVAKLREIGIQPDIIICRTEADLDEDNRRKIAMFCNVEKKNVVAFRDVAHTIYECPLDLRRDKIDRLVVDKIGLGHTPAPAIEDWESFVQKVIHPRNRITIAVVGKYIELQDAYKSIYESLIHAGAKHDTKVNIVRVEAEAIEDHGAKSVIGDVDGILVPGGFGDRGIEGKILAARYARETKIPYFGICLGMQIATIEFARNVCKLRGANSTEFDKETKYPVICLQEEQKGVDDMGATMRLGSCESILFAGTKASDLYGGAERIHERHRHRYEFNSDFQDRLQEAGLVISSVSAAEGLVEIVEIADHPYYIGAQFHPEFQSKPNKAHPLFSGFIAAALERANAELAASK
- a CDS encoding sodium:solute symporter family transporter, translating into MLIGAIETHFTGWDWAVVAFYMVFTTWIGHVMSGKAATVKDFFLGGRSMPWWAVSGSMIATEISALTFIGVPGGVYAAQGDWTYLQWGIGSIIARFIVGYWLVPLYYAREIYSPYDFMGNRLGEPVRKLVTLLFSLGAILGQSVRVLVTAVILYAVTGWSMTWCIVAIGVFALAWTLMGGMRTVIWTDVIQFGVFLLGGVLALSWLVSHLGWDEIVAVNRGFTTPEGVAVDKMRIFDFTLPWENSLLNYTFWVGVIAMPFQNLAAFGTDQLNAQRMFCCGSQHEARKAMLWSSVAIATTLLMLAVGSGLFAWYQIKGLTPDEAAKFAEDPNNVFPVWIVTVLPPGLTGLILAGAFAAAISSLDSVLAALSQTTLSAVLGREKVEAEEGSARMVKLSRWTVVIWAIFLTSFAVWMAASRKDAEDKNLIDLAFGMVAYTYGPLLGILLAAILQGRRSFIGIVIGVVLSMALVAWVRPELPRLLEALQISPEALVQSRPQIAFPWFYPINAILTLACSMLPIGRIERDTDS
- a CDS encoding GIY-YIG nuclease family protein; the protein is MDYVYFLRSERDEARTYIGSTADLKTRLKRHKEGGAKHTSHYRPWKLVTYLAFSTKDQAIQFEFYLKTGSGRASASRRLWESAD
- a CDS encoding ABC transporter ATP-binding protein, yielding MALLDVQNLTTRFHTRNGVVHAVEDVSFKVKAGETLGIVGESGSGKSVTCYSLLGLIPQPPGRIHSGKAIFDGVDLLQARERELRGIRGKRISMIFQDPMTSLNPFMRIRDQLTEPLEIHENLRGKAAVSRAIDALAEVGIPEPEKRIEAYPHEFSGGMRQRVMIAMALITRPELLICDEPTTALDVTVQKQVLDLIRERQNELGTAVIFITHDLEVVSQVCDFVNVMYAGRIVESASREELFRKPLHAYTRSLLQSIPARHQKGEELYTIPGLPPNMSNPPAGCAFAPRNRIGNAELCVTDHPPELTEITPGHYAQNCPGCLA